CTGATGGTCTCAATTCCTTCCAAAAAACTTACAAACCCCCAGGCACCGGCATCAAGAACATTATTTTCTTCAAGAACTTTCAGCTGTTCGGGAGTTTTATTCAAAGCTTTTTTTGCAGCAGCAAAGCCCAATGTGAGTAATTGAGGAAAATTTTTGACTCTTGTACTCTCAGTAAAAATGGCTTCTGACCATTTTTTTATTACAGAAAGGATTGTGCCTTCCTGTGGATTCTCCATAGCTTCATAAGCAAAAGCTACAGACTCATTTACAATTATCCCGAAACGGCTACAGCTCAGCTCATCAGATTCATCCATATTTATTGCTATGCCGTTTATGAACTGGGAGAGAATCATACCAGAGTTTCCACGGGCACCTACAATTGACAGGTCAGCAATACCATTCATAACTGATGTAGCCGATTTTGTTGAACGCATTCCTGTTACTATTGTTTTTAATGTTTTCACCATATTATTCCCGGTATCGCCATCAGGGACCGGAAATACATTAATCTGATTAAGATATTCTCTATTTTGAGAGATATTCAGATAACCCGAAAGAAATCCATGATATATCTCATAGCCTGTAATACTGGTTTCTTCCATATCATTTAACCTCATTGGTTCATTATCTTTATTTTATTTCTGTCGTAACCTTTCTCTGTCATGGAATTAATAATTCCTTCAAGATCAAAGCCGTCAAAAGCATCTCTACGCACCATAATCCACAGATAATTCATTGAATCTGTACCAATAACTGTATAACTGTAGTCGTCGGCTAATTCAATTATATAGTAATTAAATTTCAAAGGCCATAATGGACTTATTTTCCAGTGTGCATTGGTGCTGGAATCTATAATCCACCCTTTCTGGGTCATGACCTTTTTCTTTTCAGGTTTATTATTTTTATAATAACTGTACTCAATATCAATTTCACCATTTTCTTTTACAGTGTATGTCTCCAATCCTCTTTGAGCATTTTTCTCAAGGGGAGAAGGAATAAGAGCTGCCACAAGCCATTTACCTGAGAATTTTTCCATGTCTACATACTCTACGGTTTTCACTTCTGTCTCCTTCGTTCCCCCTGCAAACACATTTTGAAGGAGAATAATACTAAATATCATTACCATATAATTCTTTTTCATTTCATACCTCTTTAATTCTCAATACATGACTCAGCCATGCTGACAGATTCTGCCAGAGTACTGCACACATACCGGACAATTTCTAATTCATTTTGAAGCGATTTGTCAGCTCCGGAGCCGGATACAATCACTTTGATTTTATTAGAAAACTCAGCTTGCAGCACTTCAAGTGCCGTTCTTAAACCATTTATATGTATGGGACGAGTTATTGAAAAATTAACAACATCAACTTTTAGAGTTTCTATTACTTT
The DNA window shown above is from Oceanispirochaeta sp. M1 and carries:
- a CDS encoding lipocalin family protein, coding for MKKNYMVMIFSIILLQNVFAGGTKETEVKTVEYVDMEKFSGKWLVAALIPSPLEKNAQRGLETYTVKENGEIDIEYSYYKNNKPEKKKVMTQKGWIIDSSTNAHWKISPLWPLKFNYYIIELADDYSYTVIGTDSMNYLWIMVRRDAFDGFDLEGIINSMTEKGYDRNKIKIMNQ